A region of Pseudomonas marginalis DNA encodes the following proteins:
- a CDS encoding membrane-targeted effector domain-containing toxin — MHISDFKPAQPQTVIPPSRPASSTPTAQNDSPGPQPAPAKSRSSVRGLASLSAPYSSGINPATAIRSPLSNHFKIGDLQLLNEQYSSLMDEMASEQRQRPDFKNFLQTRLAQAFPQLNPLDPDKVSFNSYTSNNGVEQLKSSEPIMTALSRAIREIYANPSKQLFETPGVRTEFVTRPAPDEAVNVLQPTASLHTIARSIATEYAQTLREYWTTPQLSANSPSPQDQLLWVHKQQLSTLAAIRKMDGTLSPASKELIDNALRYPSLEERESKLPDGSRPGVYPITIDDGTVQGAAFAGAFMITSKDGSSASTPTWPATGREIKLNDQNGPVVLYTPSEGFEEFATPALLREALAQRLDSGGPAAELLRQSLPLSLQNRASPPTGDDLMLGVAPLAGDVQAEGINLLLQRQGAEVDALMARTFTPQRPSSPTSTLGPTLMTALDDAADWSAQVDGSNAMLARNEKLAEKGQPGWLKNLSPAQELLYSHLEGKATKSAEQLAPLLENIPSLSSFATSQMNEALKQAYPQANVDADQLMVKVVTKTRFHLGRSGIPQPPSTTITYLSLSDLALKNPSHWEMGESHKHTETTMTLALQDTKGSPVPDDQRRPITLDTQQLKHLVYTADVGGEYTKLLETRMAPDAASGPAADLHKAWKASNADLMVKEAFLAQLNPGGFQADASTDKTLKRGVQWINAVLDHPDPAQRAKVDGQTIVANTLLQLGLPVRGVMVIGNQTDASVVLYSPGAPDGLAFRELPNLDALTTLLEKKEWQAYTQSRKSPTEKDDFQQSVDAARRVVTSGGTDLLAAAEVLDKGRKRLAGSITLKPMETDIHDELFTQQTRLLIDKADFQSTSSAEVNAESTRNKIMFGLEVGSLFLDFIPVIGKGISTGVKVGSRLGRAALKTIQGNARHLPGGLLTRGGRVNLFADFTALASGLPHVPSTPLRPVFRAAGTPVPAAPVARSLLTQGTPPPGAPVPPAVPSTSAGIRASQAIPSPVAQSVTPPRDLSAYSVPEDTLRGVRPDANGIYQVGENCYIRYTDSTGINRPYQIYSVFNARHGRVSIIDPKVPSDAPSIYKNVAFMESTGTGEWRLSELPGAKRHRGRTSPPGDEYMDRVLSGQAARDFDGNAATTGQLRRWFRRDVQDFFARMSAGQLPARPAIPAIPDNATSAQLIKSTLAPADVNGLVIGELHDEPGGYKFIIENMANLKANGVTTIYLENAPYFEGSPVFGAGAYQPQDARYAYPRPYDYSTYAPNSPTPYDLIQEADKHGIKVIGLEHPYLTAHSDNFAARAGNQGYVQERLSDFNYYATKIIGKTPPGEKWVALVGNVHMNTAAGVPGVAELNKGVGISIIEAPQGAKSLAIPPAAKDTTSPSFADLQPDIEFKQNVDDLRLP; from the coding sequence CAGGCGTTTCCTCAACTGAATCCCCTCGACCCGGACAAGGTTTCGTTCAATAGCTATACGTCAAACAACGGCGTAGAACAGTTGAAATCCTCCGAGCCGATAATGACTGCCTTGAGCCGTGCGATTCGGGAAATCTATGCCAACCCGAGCAAACAGCTATTCGAGACACCGGGGGTCAGGACCGAATTTGTGACCCGGCCAGCGCCCGATGAGGCAGTCAATGTCCTCCAGCCCACCGCCTCGCTGCACACCATCGCCAGGAGCATTGCCACCGAGTACGCTCAGACGCTTCGGGAATACTGGACCACGCCCCAGCTTTCAGCGAACTCGCCCTCGCCACAGGACCAACTGTTATGGGTCCACAAACAGCAACTGTCGACCTTGGCAGCCATCCGCAAGATGGACGGCACGCTGAGCCCGGCCAGTAAAGAGTTGATCGACAACGCGCTGCGCTACCCGTCTCTAGAGGAACGGGAAAGTAAACTGCCTGACGGATCAAGGCCCGGTGTGTACCCCATCACCATTGATGACGGCACAGTACAGGGTGCAGCCTTCGCCGGTGCGTTCATGATCACCAGCAAGGATGGCTCTTCAGCGTCCACCCCGACCTGGCCTGCCACCGGTCGGGAGATTAAGCTCAACGACCAGAATGGCCCCGTGGTGCTCTATACCCCCAGCGAAGGTTTCGAGGAATTCGCAACCCCGGCACTGTTACGCGAAGCATTGGCGCAACGGCTCGACAGCGGCGGGCCGGCCGCCGAGCTGTTGAGGCAAAGCCTGCCGCTTTCGCTGCAAAACCGCGCGTCGCCGCCTACGGGGGATGACTTGATGCTAGGCGTGGCCCCCCTGGCCGGGGATGTGCAGGCAGAGGGGATAAATTTGCTGCTCCAGCGCCAGGGCGCGGAAGTCGATGCGTTGATGGCCAGGACATTCACCCCGCAGCGGCCATCAAGCCCCACATCAACGCTGGGGCCGACGCTCATGACGGCCCTGGATGATGCCGCTGACTGGTCGGCACAAGTCGACGGCAGCAACGCCATGCTTGCGCGTAACGAGAAATTGGCCGAGAAAGGCCAGCCGGGCTGGTTGAAAAACCTCAGCCCCGCTCAAGAATTGCTCTACAGCCACTTGGAAGGGAAAGCGACAAAGAGCGCTGAACAACTCGCCCCCCTGCTGGAAAACATTCCGTCCTTATCCAGCTTTGCCACGTCGCAAATGAATGAGGCGCTGAAACAGGCTTACCCCCAGGCCAATGTGGACGCCGATCAACTGATGGTTAAAGTAGTCACCAAGACGCGTTTCCACCTCGGTCGCTCCGGCATTCCACAACCCCCCTCCACTACCATCACCTATCTGTCACTGTCCGACCTGGCCCTGAAAAACCCAAGCCACTGGGAAATGGGCGAAAGCCACAAGCACACCGAAACCACCATGACCCTGGCGCTGCAAGACACCAAGGGCTCACCGGTTCCAGATGATCAGAGGCGGCCGATCACCCTCGATACACAACAACTCAAGCACCTGGTCTACACCGCAGATGTGGGTGGCGAATACACCAAGCTGCTGGAGACGCGCATGGCGCCGGATGCCGCATCGGGGCCGGCTGCTGATTTACACAAGGCGTGGAAAGCCAGCAATGCCGACTTGATGGTGAAAGAAGCCTTCCTGGCACAACTCAACCCCGGTGGGTTCCAAGCCGATGCCAGCACCGACAAGACCTTGAAGCGGGGCGTACAGTGGATCAACGCGGTTCTGGATCATCCGGATCCGGCCCAGCGTGCGAAGGTGGATGGACAAACGATTGTTGCCAACACCCTGCTCCAGCTGGGCCTACCGGTTCGCGGCGTGATGGTCATCGGCAATCAAACCGACGCTTCTGTGGTGCTCTACAGCCCCGGAGCCCCCGACGGACTGGCGTTCAGGGAACTGCCCAACCTGGACGCATTGACGACGCTGCTGGAGAAGAAAGAATGGCAGGCCTATACCCAGAGCAGAAAATCGCCAACGGAAAAGGACGATTTTCAGCAATCCGTGGACGCTGCGCGCCGAGTCGTCACCAGTGGGGGCACCGACCTTCTTGCAGCCGCCGAGGTTCTTGACAAAGGAAGAAAACGCCTCGCTGGTTCCATAACCCTAAAGCCGATGGAAACAGACATCCACGATGAATTGTTCACTCAACAGACGCGCTTGCTAATCGATAAAGCCGACTTCCAGTCAACCAGCAGCGCAGAAGTGAACGCCGAATCGACGCGTAACAAGATCATGTTTGGCTTGGAGGTGGGCAGCCTGTTTCTGGACTTCATACCAGTCATCGGCAAGGGCATTTCTACCGGGGTAAAGGTGGGCAGTCGGCTCGGCCGAGCGGCACTGAAAACCATCCAGGGCAATGCCCGGCACTTGCCAGGTGGACTGCTCACACGCGGCGGCCGGGTCAACCTTTTCGCCGACTTCACCGCGCTTGCATCAGGCCTGCCCCATGTGCCGAGCACGCCTTTGCGTCCGGTGTTTCGCGCGGCGGGAACGCCCGTCCCCGCCGCTCCCGTCGCAAGGTCGCTGCTCACCCAGGGAACGCCCCCGCCCGGCGCGCCTGTCCCGCCTGCCGTCCCTTCGACCAGCGCGGGCATCAGGGCGTCCCAGGCAATCCCCAGCCCCGTCGCGCAATCCGTTACGCCACCGCGAGACCTGAGCGCCTATTCCGTCCCTGAAGACACGCTTAGAGGCGTCAGACCAGACGCCAATGGCATTTATCAAGTGGGAGAAAACTGTTACATCCGCTATACCGACAGCACCGGAATCAACCGCCCCTACCAGATTTATTCTGTGTTCAACGCCAGGCATGGGCGGGTCAGTATTATCGATCCCAAAGTGCCGTCGGATGCCCCCAGCATCTACAAGAATGTGGCGTTCATGGAATCAACCGGGACAGGGGAATGGCGCCTGAGTGAGTTGCCCGGCGCCAAGAGGCACAGAGGACGAACTTCACCACCGGGCGACGAATATATGGATCGCGTGCTCAGTGGCCAAGCGGCCAGAGACTTCGACGGGAACGCGGCCACCACCGGGCAACTGAGGCGTTGGTTCAGGCGTGACGTGCAGGACTTCTTTGCCCGCATGAGTGCGGGGCAACTGCCGGCACGGCCTGCCATTCCAGCCATCCCTGACAATGCGACGTCGGCCCAACTGATTAAATCGACCTTGGCGCCAGCCGATGTAAATGGCCTGGTCATAGGCGAACTTCACGACGAGCCAGGGGGCTACAAGTTCATCATTGAAAACATGGCGAACTTAAAAGCAAACGGAGTCACAACGATTTATCTCGAAAATGCCCCGTACTTCGAGGGCTCTCCAGTGTTCGGCGCCGGCGCCTATCAACCTCAGGATGCGAGATATGCCTATCCCCGCCCTTACGATTACTCAACCTATGCACCAAACAGTCCGACCCCGTATGACCTCATTCAGGAAGCCGACAAACACGGCATTAAGGTCATAGGGCTCGAGCATCCTTACCTCACAGCCCATAGCGATAACTTCGCGGCCAGGGCTGGTAACCAAGGCTACGTCCAAGAGCGCTTGTCAGACTTCAATTACTACGCGACAAAAATCATTGGGAAGACACCACCGGGGGAGAAATGGGTGGCGTTGGTTGGCAACGTGCACATGAATACGGCCGCCGGTGTTCCAGGGGTTGCCGAGTTGAACAAAGGGGTCGGAATCTCGATTATCGAGGCTCCCCAGGGCGCAAAAAGCTTGGCGATCCCCCCAGCCGCGAAAGACACTACCTCCCCAAGTTTCGCCGATTTACAACCGGATATTGAATTCAAGCAAAACGTTGATGATCTACGACTACCGTAG
- the leuA gene encoding 2-isopropylmalate synthase: protein MSMLKDPSSKYRAFPTIDIPDRTWPSKTITTAPIWCSSDLRDGNQSLIEPMDAVKKLRFWKTLVAVGVKEIEASFPAASQTDFDFVRTLIEDNHIPEDTTIQVLTQGREDLIARTFESLRGAKKAIVHLYNATSPSFRRIVFNQDKDGIKAIAVNAAKLFVKYAAQQPETQWTFEYSPETFSATELEFAKEVCDAVIEVWNPTPEHKMILNLPATVECATPNIYADQIEWFGRHINRRDSVIISLHTHNDRGTGVAATELGLMAGADRVEGCLFGNGERTGNVDLVTVALNMYTQGLDPQLDFSDIDGVRKVVEECNQIQVHPRHPYVGDLVHTAFSGSHQDAIRKGFSQQKEDALWEVPYLPIDPADIGRSYEAVIRVNSQSGKGGIAYLLEQEYDISLPRRMQIEFSQVVQAETDRVGLEMTAPQIYALLQREYLQANTPYALVSHRLQEENGNSFVEVEVSGKGQGETNLHWKGKGNGALEALVAGLPIGVEIMDYNEHAIGAGTNAKAAAYIELRVNGERPVHGVGIDENITTASFKALFSALNRSLSQQEAKAA, encoded by the coding sequence ATGAGCATGCTCAAAGACCCGTCTTCGAAGTACCGCGCGTTTCCGACCATCGATATCCCGGACCGCACCTGGCCTTCCAAAACCATCACCACCGCGCCGATCTGGTGCAGTTCCGACCTGCGTGATGGCAACCAGTCGCTGATCGAGCCGATGGACGCGGTGAAAAAGCTGCGCTTCTGGAAGACCCTGGTCGCGGTCGGCGTGAAGGAAATCGAGGCGTCGTTCCCTGCCGCATCGCAAACCGACTTCGACTTCGTGCGTACCCTGATCGAAGACAACCACATCCCCGAGGACACCACCATCCAGGTGCTGACCCAGGGCCGTGAAGACTTGATCGCACGCACCTTCGAATCCCTGCGCGGCGCCAAAAAGGCCATCGTGCACCTGTACAACGCCACATCGCCGTCGTTCCGCCGCATCGTGTTCAACCAGGACAAGGACGGCATCAAGGCCATCGCGGTCAACGCGGCCAAGCTGTTCGTCAAGTACGCCGCCCAGCAGCCGGAAACCCAGTGGACCTTCGAGTACTCGCCGGAGACTTTCAGCGCTACCGAACTGGAGTTCGCCAAGGAAGTCTGCGATGCCGTGATCGAGGTCTGGAACCCGACGCCTGAGCACAAGATGATCCTCAACCTGCCAGCCACCGTCGAGTGCGCGACGCCGAACATCTATGCCGACCAGATCGAGTGGTTCGGTCGCCATATCAACCGTCGCGACAGCGTGATCATCAGCCTGCACACCCACAACGACCGCGGCACCGGCGTAGCCGCCACCGAGCTGGGCCTGATGGCCGGCGCGGACCGTGTCGAGGGTTGCCTGTTCGGTAACGGCGAGCGTACCGGTAACGTCGACCTCGTCACCGTGGCCTTGAACATGTACACCCAGGGCCTCGACCCGCAGCTGGACTTCTCCGACATCGACGGCGTGCGTAAAGTCGTCGAGGAGTGCAACCAGATCCAGGTACACCCACGTCATCCGTACGTCGGCGATCTGGTGCACACCGCCTTCTCCGGTTCTCACCAGGACGCGATCCGCAAAGGCTTCTCCCAGCAGAAAGAGGATGCGCTGTGGGAAGTGCCGTACTTGCCGATCGATCCGGCCGATATCGGTCGCAGCTACGAGGCGGTGATTCGGGTGAACAGCCAGTCGGGCAAAGGCGGCATCGCCTACCTGCTGGAGCAGGAATACGACATCAGCTTGCCGCGCCGCATGCAGATCGAATTCAGCCAGGTGGTCCAGGCCGAAACCGACCGTGTGGGCCTGGAGATGACCGCACCGCAGATCTACGCGTTGCTGCAGCGTGAATACCTGCAAGCCAACACTCCGTACGCGCTGGTCAGCCATCGCCTGCAGGAAGAAAACGGCAACAGCTTTGTCGAAGTGGAAGTCTCGGGCAAGGGCCAGGGCGAAACCAACCTGCACTGGAAAGGCAAAGGCAACGGCGCACTGGAAGCCCTGGTAGCCGGCCTGCCGATTGGGGTGGAGATCATGGACTACAACGAACATGCCATCGGCGCGGGCACCAACGCCAAGGCCGCGGCCTATATCGAGCTGCGTGTGAACGGTGAACGCCCGGTGCATGGCGTGGGTATTGATGAAAACATCACCACGGCGAGCTTCAAGGCACTGTTCAGTGCGCTGAACCGCTCGTTGAGCCAGCAGGAAGCGAAAGCGGCGTAA
- a CDS encoding amidohydrolase, whose protein sequence is MRDLTALPDLNIALVQTTLAWHDRQANLEHFEGLLEQVRGADLIVLPEMFTTGFSMASQTLAEPENGPTHQWLQAQAAKYNAVITGSVIIQAADGSHRNRLLWARPDGEVLHYDKRHLFRMAGEHNHYTPGERQVQFELKGWRVRPLICYDLRFPVWSRDAQDTDLLLYTANWPGARRQHWNRLLPARAIENLCYVAAVNRVGTDGKGFAYTGDSQVLDFQGESLLSAGEANGVFQVCLDAAELAAYRTRFPANLDADSFQFV, encoded by the coding sequence ATGCGTGATCTGACGGCATTGCCTGACTTGAATATCGCCCTGGTCCAGACCACCCTGGCCTGGCACGACCGCCAGGCCAACCTCGAGCATTTCGAGGGGCTGCTGGAGCAGGTCCGCGGCGCCGACCTGATCGTGCTGCCGGAAATGTTCACCACCGGTTTCTCCATGGCGTCGCAAACCCTCGCCGAGCCGGAAAACGGCCCGACCCATCAGTGGCTCCAGGCCCAGGCTGCGAAGTACAACGCCGTGATCACCGGCAGCGTGATCATCCAGGCCGCTGATGGCAGCCACCGCAACCGCCTGTTGTGGGCGCGGCCGGATGGCGAGGTGTTGCACTACGACAAGCGTCATCTGTTTCGTATGGCCGGTGAACACAATCACTACACCCCCGGCGAGCGCCAGGTGCAGTTCGAATTAAAAGGCTGGCGTGTTCGGCCGCTGATTTGCTACGACCTGCGCTTCCCGGTGTGGAGTCGGGATGCCCAGGACACTGACTTGCTGCTGTACACCGCCAATTGGCCGGGGGCGCGGCGCCAGCATTGGAACCGCTTGTTGCCGGCGCGGGCTATCGAGAACCTGTGCTACGTAGCGGCGGTGAATCGAGTGGGCACCGACGGCAAGGGCTTTGCCTACACCGGTGATAGCCAGGTGCTGGATTTCCAGGGTGAGAGCCTGCTGAGTGCGGGGGAGGCGAACGGGGTGTTCCAGGTGTGCCTGGACGCGGCTGAACTGGCGGCGTACCGCACCAGGTTTCCGGCGAACCTGGATGCCGATAGCTTTCAGTTTGTCTGA
- a CDS encoding pyridoxal phosphate-dependent aminotransferase: MITSKLPNVGTTIFTTMSQLAAETGALNLSQGFPDFNGPQALLDAVGKHVASGHNQYSPMTGLPALRQQVAAKIARSYGATVNADSEVTITPGATAAIFCAIQAVIRTGDEVIVFDPCYDSYEPSVELAGGRCVHVQLSLQGFALDFERIKAALSPRTRMIILNTPHNPTGALISRAELDQLAELIRDRDIYLVSDEVYEHLVFDGVPHVSVLAHEELYPRAFVVSSFGKTYHVTGWKTGYVVAPPALTAELRKVHQYVNFCGVTPLQFALADFMAEHPEHVDELPGFYQAKRDLFCDLLAPSRFSFSRVAGTYFQLVDYSQIRPDLDDVAMSLWMTREHGVATIPVSVFYQSPPQGQRLVRLCFAKRKETLRQAAEKLCVI; encoded by the coding sequence ATGATCACCAGCAAGCTGCCAAATGTCGGCACGACTATTTTCACTACCATGTCGCAACTCGCTGCCGAAACCGGCGCGCTCAACCTGTCCCAGGGGTTTCCCGACTTCAATGGGCCTCAGGCTTTGCTCGATGCCGTGGGCAAACATGTCGCCAGCGGGCACAACCAATATTCACCGATGACCGGCCTGCCGGCCTTGCGCCAGCAAGTGGCGGCCAAGATCGCCCGCAGCTATGGCGCCACGGTGAATGCCGACAGTGAAGTGACCATCACCCCTGGCGCCACCGCCGCGATCTTCTGCGCGATCCAGGCGGTGATTCGCACTGGCGATGAGGTCATTGTGTTCGACCCCTGCTACGACAGCTATGAGCCCTCAGTCGAACTGGCCGGTGGCCGCTGCGTGCATGTGCAACTGAGCCTGCAAGGCTTTGCATTGGACTTCGAGAGGATCAAGGCTGCGCTGTCGCCACGTACGCGCATGATCATCCTCAATACTCCGCACAACCCAACCGGCGCGCTGATCAGCCGCGCCGAGCTGGACCAGTTGGCCGAACTGATCCGCGACCGCGATATCTACCTGGTCAGCGACGAGGTCTACGAACACCTGGTATTCGACGGCGTGCCCCACGTCAGCGTGCTGGCCCATGAAGAGCTGTACCCGCGAGCGTTCGTGGTCAGCTCCTTCGGCAAGACCTACCACGTCACCGGCTGGAAAACCGGCTACGTGGTCGCGCCACCGGCCCTGACGGCCGAACTGCGCAAGGTGCATCAATACGTCAATTTCTGTGGCGTGACCCCGTTGCAGTTCGCGTTGGCCGATTTCATGGCCGAACACCCGGAGCACGTCGATGAACTGCCGGGGTTCTACCAGGCCAAGCGCGACCTGTTCTGCGACCTGCTGGCACCGTCGCGTTTCAGCTTTAGCCGGGTGGCCGGTACCTACTTCCAGTTGGTCGATTACTCACAAATACGCCCGGACCTGGATGACGTCGCCATGTCCCTGTGGATGACCCGCGAGCATGGCGTGGCGACCATCCCGGTCTCGGTGTTCTACCAGAGCCCACCGCAAGGCCAGCGCCTGGTGCGCCTGTGTTTTGCCAAGCGCAAGGAGACGCTGCGACAAGCGGCTGAAAAACTATGCGTGATCTGA
- the der gene encoding ribosome biogenesis GTPase Der, whose translation MVPVIALVGRPNVGKSTLFNRLTRTRDAIVGDLSGLTRDRQYGEAKWQGRSYIIVDTGGISGDEHGMDEKMAEQSLLAIEEADVVLFLVDARAGYTAADQMIGEHLRKRNKRSYLVANKIDNIDPEAARAEFSPMGLGDAIPVAGAHGRGITQMLEVALRDFPKDDAEEEEGEEEIVAEGEEAKRIPGPSEKDGIKIAIIGRPNVGKSTLVNRMLGEDRVIVYDQPGTTRDSIYIPFERNDEKYTLIDTAGVRKRGKIHEEVEKFSVVKTLQAIKDANVVIFVMDAREGVVDHDLNLLGFALEAGRALVIAINKWDGMTPSERDFVKIELQRRLFFVEFADIHFISALHGTGVGNLYASVQNSFKSAVTRWPTNRLTQILEDAVGEHAPPMVNNRRIKLRYAHLGGANPPIIVIHGNQIEKVPKSYVRYLENTYRRVLKLVGTPIRIEFKGGENPYEGNKNTLTDRQVNKKRRLMTHHKKADKKRRDKK comes from the coding sequence ATGGTTCCCGTAATCGCCCTGGTGGGCCGACCTAACGTCGGCAAGTCCACCTTGTTCAACCGCCTGACCAGGACTCGTGACGCCATTGTCGGCGACTTGTCCGGTCTGACCCGTGATCGCCAATACGGTGAGGCAAAGTGGCAAGGGCGCTCCTACATTATTGTCGACACCGGTGGTATCTCCGGTGATGAGCATGGCATGGACGAAAAGATGGCCGAGCAGTCCCTGCTGGCCATTGAAGAAGCCGATGTCGTGTTGTTCCTGGTGGACGCCCGCGCGGGCTACACCGCTGCCGACCAGATGATTGGCGAGCACCTGCGCAAGCGCAACAAGCGTTCCTATCTGGTCGCCAACAAGATCGACAACATCGATCCTGAGGCGGCCCGTGCCGAATTCAGCCCGATGGGGCTTGGCGACGCGATCCCGGTCGCCGGTGCCCACGGTCGCGGCATCACCCAGATGCTGGAAGTCGCCCTGCGCGACTTCCCTAAGGATGACGCCGAGGAAGAAGAAGGCGAAGAAGAGATCGTTGCCGAAGGCGAGGAAGCCAAGCGCATTCCTGGCCCAAGCGAAAAAGACGGTATCAAGATTGCGATCATCGGTCGCCCGAACGTGGGCAAGTCGACCCTGGTCAACCGCATGCTCGGTGAAGACCGGGTAATCGTCTACGACCAGCCCGGCACCACCCGCGACAGCATCTACATCCCGTTCGAGCGTAACGACGAGAAGTACACGCTGATCGACACCGCCGGTGTGCGCAAACGCGGCAAGATCCACGAGGAAGTTGAAAAGTTCTCCGTGGTGAAAACCCTGCAGGCGATCAAAGACGCCAACGTGGTGATCTTCGTGATGGACGCCCGCGAAGGCGTGGTGGACCACGACCTCAACCTGCTGGGTTTTGCCCTCGAAGCCGGTCGTGCCCTGGTCATCGCGATCAACAAGTGGGACGGCATGACGCCGAGCGAGCGCGATTTCGTCAAGATCGAGCTGCAGCGCCGCCTGTTCTTCGTCGAGTTCGCCGATATCCACTTTATCTCGGCCCTGCACGGCACGGGTGTGGGTAACCTCTACGCTTCCGTACAGAACTCGTTCAAGTCCGCCGTTACCCGTTGGCCGACCAACCGTCTGACCCAGATCCTCGAAGACGCCGTTGGCGAGCACGCACCGCCGATGGTCAACAACCGCCGGATCAAACTGCGTTACGCCCACTTGGGTGGTGCCAACCCGCCGATTATCGTGATCCACGGTAACCAGATCGAGAAGGTGCCCAAGTCCTACGTGCGTTACCTGGAAAACACCTACCGCCGTGTCCTGAAACTGGTCGGTACGCCGATCCGTATCGAGTTCAAGGGTGGCGAGAACCCGTACGAAGGCAACAAGAACACATTGACTGACCGGCAGGTGAACAAGAAGCGTCGTTTGATGACTCACCACAAGAAGGCTGACAAGAAGCGCAGGGATAAAAAGTAG
- the bamB gene encoding outer membrane protein assembly factor BamB gives MHDVIRWKHAALLALAVLAAGCSSNSKKELPPAELTSFKEEVVLQKQWSRSIGDGQGETYNMLVPAIDGDNIVAADVTGVVISMDRMNGDVKWKKDLELPVSGAVGVGYGMVMLGTLKGEVVALDSSTGEEKWRARVTSEVLAPPATNGDIVVVQTQDDRVIGLDASTGEQRWLYDSTPAVLTLRGTSGPVVTNNLAVAGLSTGKVVALDTRNGVPAWETRVAIPQGRSELDRVVDIDGGLLLSGETLYVATYQGRVAALDLQSGRVNWQRDASSYAGVAQGFGSVYVSLASGTVESVDERSTTALWSNDSLARRQLSAPEVFSSYVAVGDFEGYLHLLSQVDGRFVGRERIDSDGLRARPLVVGNMLYVFGNSGKLEALTIK, from the coding sequence ATGCATGACGTGATCCGTTGGAAACATGCAGCATTGCTGGCTCTGGCCGTTCTGGCCGCGGGTTGCAGCAGCAACAGTAAAAAAGAACTGCCTCCGGCCGAGCTGACCAGCTTCAAGGAAGAAGTCGTCCTGCAAAAGCAATGGAGCCGCTCCATCGGTGACGGCCAGGGCGAGACCTACAATATGCTGGTGCCGGCAATCGACGGTGACAACATTGTGGCCGCTGACGTAACCGGCGTGGTGATCTCCATGGATCGCATGAACGGCGACGTGAAGTGGAAGAAAGACCTTGAATTGCCGGTGTCCGGCGCCGTAGGCGTGGGTTACGGCATGGTCATGCTCGGCACGCTCAAGGGCGAAGTCGTGGCGCTGGACTCCAGCACCGGTGAAGAGAAATGGCGCGCTCGCGTGACCAGTGAAGTCCTCGCACCGCCTGCCACCAACGGCGATATCGTCGTGGTGCAAACCCAGGATGACCGTGTGATCGGCCTGGACGCCAGCACCGGCGAACAGCGTTGGTTGTACGACAGCACCCCGGCGGTGCTGACCTTGCGCGGTACCAGTGGTCCGGTTGTGACCAACAATCTGGCCGTTGCAGGCCTGTCGACCGGTAAAGTAGTCGCCCTGGACACCAGGAACGGCGTGCCTGCCTGGGAAACCCGTGTGGCCATCCCCCAAGGTCGTTCCGAGCTGGATCGCGTAGTGGACATCGACGGTGGCTTGCTGCTGTCGGGCGAAACCCTCTACGTCGCCACTTACCAAGGCCGCGTTGCCGCGCTGGACCTGCAGAGCGGCCGTGTCAACTGGCAGCGCGATGCTTCCAGTTATGCGGGTGTCGCCCAAGGGTTTGGCAGCGTCTACGTAAGCCTGGCGTCCGGCACCGTTGAAAGTGTCGACGAGCGTTCCACCACTGCACTGTGGAGCAATGACTCCCTGGCCCGTCGTCAACTGTCGGCTCCGGAAGTGTTCTCCAGCTATGTAGCGGTCGGCGACTTCGAAGGCTACCTGCACCTGCTGAGCCAGGTGGATGGTCGTTTTGTAGGTCGTGAGCGTATCGACAGCGACGGCCTGCGTGCTCGTCCGCTGGTGGTGGGCAACATGCTTTATGTGTTTGGCAACAGCGGCAAGCTGGAAGCCCTGACCATCAAGTAA
- a CDS encoding YfgM family protein: MSSTDDEQLAEFKDWWQRNGKPLVTGGLLALVVVFGWQAWTKYQANQSQGASIVYQQLLETTLTPDGKPDPAQVADLAGKLKNEFGGSTYAQYGSLFVAKVAVDTGKLDDAAAELKAIADKPTNPTLGEIARQRLAQVLAAQNKADEALKLLDGDADKAFVATREELKGDLLVQLGRTDEANAAYKKAKAALSDEAAVGGLQIKLDDLAKGDA, encoded by the coding sequence GTGTCGAGTACTGATGATGAGCAGTTGGCCGAGTTCAAGGACTGGTGGCAGCGTAACGGCAAGCCCCTGGTTACTGGCGGTCTGCTGGCTTTAGTGGTGGTGTTCGGCTGGCAAGCCTGGACAAAGTATCAGGCCAACCAGTCCCAGGGCGCCTCGATCGTTTATCAGCAATTGCTGGAAACTACACTGACGCCGGACGGCAAGCCCGACCCCGCGCAGGTTGCAGACCTGGCCGGCAAGCTGAAGAACGAATTCGGCGGCAGCACCTACGCCCAATACGGCAGCCTGTTCGTCGCGAAAGTCGCGGTCGATACCGGCAAGCTGGATGACGCCGCCGCAGAACTCAAGGCCATCGCCGACAAGCCGACCAACCCGACCCTGGGTGAAATCGCGCGTCAGCGCCTGGCCCAGGTATTGGCGGCACAGAACAAGGCTGACGAAGCACTCAAACTGCTCGACGGCGATGCGGACAAGGCATTTGTAGCCACTCGCGAAGAGCTCAAGGGCGACCTGTTGGTCCAATTGGGTCGTACCGACGAAGCCAATGCTGCGTACAAGAAAGCCAAGGCGGCGCTGTCTGATGAAGCGGCAGTCGGTGGCTTACAAATCAAGCTGGACGACCTGGCCAAAGGGGATGCATGA